In Trichlorobacter lovleyi, the DNA window ACGGGCCCCCAGCGTTTCCACGGTATGGGAGCTTTCCTCTACCCGGTCGGCAATGGCCCGGATACTGGCCACAGCCTGGCTGACCACGGCAGAACCGTCCTGCGCCGTCAGGCAGGCCCGGTTGGCGTTTTCATAGGCCTGGGCGCAGCTCTGGGCAATGCTCTGGGACGTGGCTGCCATCTCTTCAACAGCGGTTGCCACCGAGACAGACTGGGATGACATCTCAAGTGAGCTGTCGGCAATATGTTCTGCGGTTGTATGCAGGCGATCGGCGGCAGCGTTGAGCCCTTGGGTTCCCTGTGCCACGTCGCGGATGATGGTGTGCAGGTTTTCCAGGAAGCGGTTAAAGGTACGGGCCAGCACCCCGGTCTCGTCCTCACGCTGGATCGGCAGGCGCCGGGTCAGATCCCCTTCGCCGCTGGCCATCTGTTCCAGGGCCTGCTGCATGCTGTTCAGCGGGCGTACTACGCCGCGGCCGATCGCAACGGCAATGGCGATGCCGCAGGCGGCAATCAGCAGGGTGCCGGTCAGTAAGATCCACATTACCCTGGCTGCCTGTTTGTTGACATCATCCACATAGATACCGCTCCCCATCACCCAGCCCCATGGTTCGAATTTTTTGACATAGGAAAGTTTGGGGTACAGCTCCTCGGTTGTGCCGCCACCCTGCTTGGGTTTGGGCCACTGGTACATCACAAAGCCGTGCCCGGCACGGTCAGCCACCTCAACAACGGCTGAAAACAGGTTCATGTCGCTCAGCTTTTTGGTCGGCCCATCCGCAGCATCCTGCATCAGCGTGGCCTTGTTGAACTTGGTGTCATCCAGGACCTTGCCGTTCAGGGCCGGCACCGTGGGATGCATGATCATCCTGGGGACAGGCTTGCCAAGGTCGTTGATCCAGAGGTACTCCTTGCCTTCGTAGCGCAATCTGGCCACCTGCGCAGCTGCCTCCTGCTGGGCCTGTTCAAGGGGCAGTTTGCCGGATTTGGCCGCGGCATCATACTGTTCCAGGACCCCCATGGCCAGTTCAACGATGTGGCGGGTGGCCAGTTCTTTCTCCGTCATCAGGTTGTCTTTGAACATCGGCAGGATGTAGCCGAAGAGCGCTGAAATCAGTAACAGCATGGTCAGCAGGGTGATGCTGACAATCTTGCATTGGATACACCAGTCACGGTAACGTTTCATTATGGTTGCTCCTCTTGAGGCCATGCGCCGATGGTATGCAGGGTTTCCACCAGTTCACAGGTGGGCAGTCCCACCACATTGGTGTAGGAACCGTGGATTTCCCGCACGAAATGTGCTGCACCGCCCTGAATGGCATAGGCACCGGCCTTGTCCATCGGGCAGCCGGTCTTGACGTAGTCTGCAATCTCCTGCTGTGATAACGGCTTGAAAACAACCTCTGTCCGTACCGCACGCTTGATGCAGACGTTGCTCTGCTTGTCCAGCACCGCGTAGGCGGTGACCACTTCGTGCTCTTTACCGGACAGCTCGGTCAGCATCCGCACTGCATCGTTTTCATCCACAGGCTTGCCCATGATCCGGCCATTCAGAACTACGATCGTATCAGCACCGATAAAGTATCGGCCGTCTGTTTCGCGCTCAGCAGCAGCACGGGCCTTTTCCTCGGCCAGGCGCAGGGCGTGTGCAACCGCCTCTTCGCCCGGTAACGGTTCTTCCGGGATATCTGCCGCTGCAACCCGGAACCGGACCGCTGCCAGTTCCAGCAGCTCGGAGCGGCGGGGTGAGGCAGAAGCCAGTACGATGGATGATTCAGTTGCCGCCACGTCTGCGCTCCTCTTCCCGTGCCTGTTCACGCCGTTTCTGCTCCTCAAGCTCGGCCCAGTGGGCCTTCCAGTCCTTTTTCTTGACCTTGTGCAGCACAAACACCCCCGGGATAATCAGGATGCCGAAGAAGATGTTTGATTCAACACCGTTGATCAGCCCATAGGCCAGCGAGGCCACGCCCATCAGGAACAGGGCCACTTCCAGCGAAAAAATCCGGCCGACCAGTGAGCTCTCCTGCCGCTCTTTTGCCTCATCATGCTGCATCTGAAAACTCCTTCCACGGAAAGATCTTTCCGGGGTTCAGAATGTTATTGGGGTCCAGCGCCAGTTTAATCCCCTGCATCACCTTGATCTGGGCCGGGGTCAGCTCCATCTCGATAAAGGGCTGCTTGGCCAGTCCCACGCCATGCTCGCCGGACATGGTGCCGTTCAGGTCCAGGGCCGCCTGGAAGATCTCCTTGATCGCGCCATGGGCCTTTTCCTCCTGGCCGGGAATCTCTTTGTTGATCATCACATTGACATGGATATTGCCGTCGCCGGCATGGCCGAAGTTGACGATCGGGATGTCGTACTTCTGCTGGATCTTTTCAATCTCGCGGATTACCACCGGTACCTTGCTGCGAGGCACCACGATATCCTCGTTGAACTTGTGGGGATTGACATCCCGCAGTGAAGGGGACACCAGCCGCCGTACCTTCCAGAGCGCCTCAGATTCGGCGTTGTCCTTGGCAGCCCTGAACTGGACCAGCCCCAGCGGTTTGATCAGGTCATGGATGCGGGCAGCCTGCTTTTCGGTCAGCTCCCTGTCTCCATCCACCTCAATCAACAGCACGGCACGGCCTTCCGGAGGTATGCCCAGGTTAAAGCGTTTTTCAACGCACTGCAGGGTGGCATAGTCCATGAACTCCAGCGTGGTGGGGATGATCTTGGCGCCGATGATGGTGGAAACCGCCCGGGCTGCGCCATCGATTGAATCAAAAATGGTCAGCATGGTTTTCTTCGCTTCAGGCAGCGGCAGCAGTTTGAAGATGATCTTGGTGATGACCCCCAGAGTGCCTTCGCTGCCGCACAACAGGCGGGTCAAGTCATAGCCCACCACCGCCTTGTAGGTCTCGGTGCCGGTACGGATGATCTCGCCAGTGGGCAGTACCAGCTCCAGCCCCATCACAAAATCCTTGGTGACGCCATACTTGACGCAGCGGGGGCCGCCGGCGTTCTCCGCCACGTTGCCACCCAGGGTGGAAAACTTCAGCGAGGCCGGGTCCGGGGGGTAGAACAGCCCCAGCTTCTCCACCGCCTTCTGGAAATCCTCGGTTACCACGCCCGGCTCCACTTCGGCAATCAGGTTTTCGGTGTCGATCCTCAGTATCCGGTTCATCCGGGTGGTTACCAGCACCACACCACCGGCCTTGGGCAGGGCGCCGCCGGTAAAACCGCTGCCGGCACCGCGGGGAAAGACCGGAAACTTGCGTTGATTGGCAAGTTTTAAAACCGCTGCCGTCTCTTCCGCATTGGCCGGATGCACCACCGCAGACGGAAGGAACTCCATCTGGGTGGCATCATAGCCGTAGCAGATCAGGTCCTGCTTTTCGGTGGCAAGATTGTCAGGGCCGACAATGGCACGGAGTTCTTGAATAATAGTCGCGTCTAACATACGGCTCCTCTGCTCACGTAGGGGGTTAACTTTAGAATCTTACTCGATGCACTGATTCAATAGCAAGTGAAACGGGCAGCCTCCTTCGCTCTCCCCATCACACTGCGTAAACAATATGTGTCAAAAGTTGCACACATTGTTGTGATTCTAGTGTATAGTAGCCTAAACTTCTGCCGGGGGCTTAATCCATGCAACCGATTATTACCTACAAAGAGCGCTGCCGTACCTGCTACTCCTGTGTCCGGACCTGTCCGGTCAAGGCGATCAAGGTGGATGAGGGCTATGCCGAAATCATCTATGAGCGCTGCATCGGCTGCGGTAACTGTCTGAATTGTCCCCAGAAGGCCAAGGTTGTCGTGGATCGGATGGTGAAGACCCAGGAACTGCTGGCGTCGGGTGATCCGGTTGTGGCGGTACTGGGCTGTTCATTTCCTGCCTTCTTTCATTCCTATACGCCAGGCCAGCTGGTTGCGGGCCTGAAAAGCCTTGGTTTTCATGAGGTGCATGAGGGGGCGTATGGCGCCCGGATGATTGCCCCCCATTACGCGCAGGAGATTGCCGGAACAGACCGCCCCTTGATCTCTACCCACTGCCCTGCGGTGGTTGATCTGATTGAACGGCATTACCCCAAGCTGCTACCCAATCTGATGCCGGTGGTTTCACC includes these proteins:
- a CDS encoding methyl-accepting chemotaxis protein encodes the protein MKRYRDWCIQCKIVSITLLTMLLLISALFGYILPMFKDNLMTEKELATRHIVELAMGVLEQYDAAAKSGKLPLEQAQQEAAAQVARLRYEGKEYLWINDLGKPVPRMIMHPTVPALNGKVLDDTKFNKATLMQDAADGPTKKLSDMNLFSAVVEVADRAGHGFVMYQWPKPKQGGGTTEELYPKLSYVKKFEPWGWVMGSGIYVDDVNKQAARVMWILLTGTLLIAACGIAIAVAIGRGVVRPLNSMQQALEQMASGEGDLTRRLPIQREDETGVLARTFNRFLENLHTIIRDVAQGTQGLNAAADRLHTTAEHIADSSLEMSSQSVSVATAVEEMAATSQSIAQSCAQAYENANRACLTAQDGSAVVSQAVASIRAIADRVEESSHTVETLGARSDQIGQIIGTIEDIADQTNLLALNAAIEAARAGEMGRGFAVVADEVRALAERTTRATREIGEMIKVIQQETATAVASMGAGVQAVEQGTVEAAKSGQALEEILAQISEVTSQINQIATAAEEQTATTNDISGNMQRIVSAVDKSTAQAHATGQEATELANMSGSLASQVGRFRV
- a CDS encoding Maf family nucleotide pyrophosphatase is translated as MAATESSIVLASASPRRSELLELAAVRFRVAAADIPEEPLPGEEAVAHALRLAEEKARAAAERETDGRYFIGADTIVVLNGRIMGKPVDENDAVRMLTELSGKEHEVVTAYAVLDKQSNVCIKRAVRTEVVFKPLSQQEIADYVKTGCPMDKAGAYAIQGGAAHFVREIHGSYTNVVGLPTCELVETLHTIGAWPQEEQP
- a CDS encoding FAD-binding oxidoreductase is translated as MLDATIIQELRAIVGPDNLATEKQDLICYGYDATQMEFLPSAVVHPANAEETAAVLKLANQRKFPVFPRGAGSGFTGGALPKAGGVVLVTTRMNRILRIDTENLIAEVEPGVVTEDFQKAVEKLGLFYPPDPASLKFSTLGGNVAENAGGPRCVKYGVTKDFVMGLELVLPTGEIIRTGTETYKAVVGYDLTRLLCGSEGTLGVITKIIFKLLPLPEAKKTMLTIFDSIDGAARAVSTIIGAKIIPTTLEFMDYATLQCVEKRFNLGIPPEGRAVLLIEVDGDRELTEKQAARIHDLIKPLGLVQFRAAKDNAESEALWKVRRLVSPSLRDVNPHKFNEDIVVPRSKVPVVIREIEKIQQKYDIPIVNFGHAGDGNIHVNVMINKEIPGQEEKAHGAIKEIFQAALDLNGTMSGEHGVGLAKQPFIEMELTPAQIKVMQGIKLALDPNNILNPGKIFPWKEFSDAA